The window CGGGATAAAGTAGAACTATAGAATAATGCACATGAGACAATGTAGAAAGTAGTGGGCCATTAGTAATCCTGCCTGGATTccattgttgtagttttccactgAATTAATTTCAAGGTGCCTGCATTCCAGGCATACTCCTCTTTACTACCCTAGGTAATCAGGGTAGCTCACCCCACCTCTACAGTAACTCCTTCTACATGCCTTTTGATTCAAAGGCATGAGCAGTCCAAAGTGGCTGGGTAGTAATCTTAACTGCTGACAACCTAGaggtgaaaacaaaaacagaaaaatagaacaaaaaaatgCTTTCTGATAGGTTCTGCATAAATTGGCTTGTGAGAGTGTAAAGATAAGATATCCAGACACCAAAACTGCAAAGAATGGATTCTATTCCACTGAGATTGGACAGGATCTGGCAATTTCTTaaagtaatgaaaagaaagaatgtgCCAATCATAAGAGTGCTGGTCAGTAATGAAATTGGAAGGATTCTGTTTTTCCCTGcggaatttattatcaaattgaaACCCCTTCTGTGTTTCCTAAGTATAAGTAAATAGATGCATTCAATGTGATGAGACCCAGATTTTTGATTGCTCaagaaagaggtaaaaatataaaaataaggataGTGTAAGATTTTGAGTGTTGGAATGAAATTGGGTATATCAGTAAAAACTCCTGCTTTTAACAGACACACATATagacatgaaaataattttataggtATTGAAACaggtatatgtatatgcatatgtttatTTCACACATAGTGATTTCTGAGAGGGCCCAAGAAGAATGACATCCTGGTAGAAATTAGCATACCTAGGTCTCAGGTCTTGATTTATAAATATATcctccaataaaaaaaatcaaggcttcTTGGAGATATGGTTGATCTCAGGGCTTGAGATAGGAAAGCAGGATGAGTTTGTGCCAAAAAGTAAGACAGTGCATTAAAATCAAGGAAACCTGCCAAAAGAAACTAAGAATGAACTATGCACTGAGAAAACCTGAAGGTATTGAGtgttaaaattaatatttgtatGCATGTATTGTAAcccattttgaataaaataagaaactttGGGGCCAACTaaggttaaatgaattaatgtatgaATAAAAACTGAGGATGAAAAGAAAGTAATTCCTTGGAGAGGAATGGCAATAGATAACTGAAGAAGAAACAATGGAGTTAGAAAGAGTACCATTTGATGGCATGATCACAGaaattgattaagattaaaagatcAATGGATACTAAAATTGGTGGGTGTTTATTGTTAAAGAGAATACACACATAGTCTCAAAATAACCAAACAAGATACATATCACATgatgtattaatcagggttctccagggaaacataACTGGCATGACATTAGATAAGTAGATGGATATAATGGTagtattatgagatttataataggaattggctcatgtgactgtggagATGGAAaagcccaaattccatagggcagactgtaaGCTGGGAGCTCCAATAAAGGTTTTAGAGGAATATCATAGGTGActtaaatgaagatgaaaattcttcctttggccttcaactgattgggtaaGACtcttcattgttgaaggcaatatccttagttgactgtagataAAATCAGACTtaaatgcaatcaatttactgatgatttaattccaCCAAATATCCTCACGTAACAATCAAGCCAGTGATTCCTCCAAACAGCTCCATACTATAATCTAGACAAGTTGGAACAGAAACTTAATCAAATaatttacaaaagcaaaaaaaaaaaaaaaaaaaagaggagtaatTTTAAGGTGAGGATATACAAAGCAGATACCATTTTAATAGAGTGATCAAAGTTTATAATCCAGTATTGGAGATACAACAAGCAAATATCAAGTGCCTTCAAATACAAGTCAATGAGAAATACAAAAAATTCTACAGTATTCTTGGCCAAAAAGCAAAAGTTTATCTTCAATTAAATCTTGAGGAAACATGTGACAAACGCAAAATTAGGGACAGGGGGAAAAACAATTCTCCTCCAAACTGGTTGAGATCATGAAAAAGCATAGCAGGAGCTATCACAGCATAGATGAGATTAAAGagacatgaaaaataatattcttgAAAGAAGATAGCAGAATATCTCATTTTAAGATAATACATACTTAAGTAATTACCGCTGAAGAGAGATAATGTCTGTTGTTTCCACTTAAAGTGGTTTGTGGTAGAGAACAATTTCtatctctgtctttttgtatctgaattGCATGTGTGATTTTTTCCCACTACCTTGTCACACAGTACAATAGAACCAGTCAATCTGAAAATAATTCCCAAAGAATTCATTGCCTTTCAGAAATCTGGGTCAGAACATGTTTGAAGCAGAATTTATAGACTGTAGCACTTAGTGACTCTAGGTAAGCAAGTCTAGTGAAGGCTAGGGAAAAAAGCATCTCTTCTTAATTGTAGTTTCTCTGTGGAAAATACTCATTATTTAGCCTATAAGGCCAACTTTCTGCTTAAGTACACAAAGATTTACAATTTCTAGGCTTCTTATTGGATAGATTTGCAAGTCAACAGATATTTCACAGCACCTTTTACATCCTTATTCCTCAAGCTATAGATGATAGGATTCAGCATGGGGATCATTGCCCCATAAAATAGGAACATGAGCTTGTCTAAAATTTGTAATTTGTCTTCCCCAGGCAGGTCTTGAGACGCAGGTtttgcatacataaagaaaatggTACCATAAAATATGATCACCACAGTCAGGTGTGAAGAGCAGGTAGAAAAGGCCTTGTGTCTCCCTGTGGCTGATTTCATTCTCAAGATGGTGTAGAGGATGAACATATAGGAGAAGAAGATGACCAGCAGTGGAAGAACCAGGAAGACCATACTTGCCACTAGCATGCTGGTAACATTGAGGGATATATCAACACAAGCTAACTTGAGGACAGCCAAGGTTTCACATCCAAAATGGTTGATAACATTATTCCCACAAAATGGCAGCCTCATGGCAAGAGAAGTTTGCACAGTTGAGTTGATAATACCAGAGAACCATGATGTGGAAGCCATCAGTACATACACCATCCTACTCATGATGATGGGGTACCTCAGAgggttacagatggccacataccGATCAAAAGCCATCATGCCCAGGAGCAAACACTCTGTTGACCCCATGGCAAACACAAGGAACATCTGCACTGCACATCCATAGAAGGTAATGCTTCTTTTCTTTGATATGAAGGTCACCAATGTTGAGGGAATGGAAGCAGATGTATAACAGATATCCAGAACTGAGAGGTTTCCCAGGAAGAAGTACATAGGGGTATGAAGACGAGCATCAAAGATGCTTGCTATGATGAGAACACCATTGCCAAATAGAAGTACTAGATACATCAGtagaatcaaaacaaaataaatcatttcAAGTTTTGGATGGCTAGAAAGACCCAGAAGAATAAATTCTGACACAAATGTCTGGTTATACATATCTATGACATGTGCTTTCAGAATATCAGAGGATGACCCAACCTAAAATATATTCAGTGCCAAACTCAAATGTCACAAATTATCTCAGAAGTCAATTTTAAGATGGAATAAAAGATGTGTTCTTTTTGAAGCTCTGACATCCAGGTACACTCAATAATGTGTGTGACTCCAAACAATGAAACTGGGAATTTTGGATATGCATATGCCCGATAGATTATGTGTGATGATCAACCTATGGTAAGACAAAGATCCAGAAGTAATTTTTTCTGGTGTAGAAGATATACCTGACTTGAAGGTTCTAAGATCTGTGGTTTATTACAAGCTGCAAGCCAGAGTTCTTCATTTGATCTGACCCAAATTCAGGAAGTGGCAGTGGTAAAGTTCACATCAGCAAGGAATACAGTTTGATTCATTAACTAACCTGCATGGTCAAAATTTCAGAGCAACTTTGTCTTTGTGCATATCCCAGTcacttttattatatatgttatagatATTTACTCATAATAAATTGCATCACATGTGCAATTTAATATTCAGTCGAGAAAAAGTCTTGATCTATTGAAGTCCACTCATAAtatcttctttgctttttcttatgGCAAAACAACTTACTAGATCAGTTGGATATGCTGGAGAATCTTTGGAGAAAATTACATAGtctctttgtttattttgctttgtggTTTTTGCCTTTAGCTTGATAATTAATTTAAGTCAACctatgaaaagaataataatgtTTAAACATGTTATATGTGTACATGATGTGCTTTACTAGCAATCATTCTTACATTATCCTGACTTTTTTCATGCTTGAGAGGCAGAACTTAAGGGAGGTTACCAAGCTAGTATAGTAAGGTGGAGTATGTAGCTCAGATCTTTGATGCCATGTCTAGTTCTCAGCTTCACTAATTTTAACATGTGATGAATTTGTTAAACTGCAGATAGAAGCTGTTTTACTTTTCAGAACAGGGCCTGGAAATCTGCATTTTTCACAAACACACTGATAATGCTGACAAAATTGGTGAAGAGTAACAGTGGCTACCAAAGCAGTAATCCACAATGTGTCTGCATACCATCGAAATATTTCTGATCcaaaaagatttttgttttgtctgaTTGGATAAATTGGATTATCTGGAGAGTTATAAGAATGtacttatttttgtgttttatagCAAACTCCAGTCACACTGTGTTGTCAAATgctcttaaaaatatattcttggaaaatcctttttttttttaaggagggaTACTTATGCTGGGATACAAAATACTTTGAGTATATTCTTGACAGCCtatctgagctcagtcttattcCAAGCACAGCatgaaaatgaaaccaaacaTATAAGGTATCTCTCACTGCAATGTTCACAATCACTAGGTAAAGTAGAAATACTCatgaaaaagtaatataaatataattttattgcatAGTTTCAtagaaaattttgttttcctaGAAAGGAGAAGCTTATGTACAATGAATAGTACATAATTCAGGAAAAGTTTTAGACTCAGACCTGACCTGGAAATATGGAAATGTTTAGacaaatgtggaagagaagggTAACTTAGAAGGGAGAACAGAATGAGCAAAGTTTAGAAGTAATCATATGGTACAAAGGAGTTTCTATAGAGGAGTGGTGACAAGCACATCTGACAAGGAAAGTGTGATTGGAGTACATAAAGGCTCAAAACCTGGCAGAAATGGACATCTCTTTGGTGGGGAAAGGTCCCATTAAACCAAACAGGGCTAAGGAGCCAGAACCTGTGACTTTAATGCCCAACTTGACTCATGAAATATTAATCCATGATAGAAGGATTagagtattttgtttttttttaattactagcTAGGTGTGAAAATTCATCTTTCCATAATCACCGTTAGATTTGTAGTTGTCCAAAACAGTATGTTATTCTTCGTGTGGGCTATTGTGAATTATAGAGTATTTCAGCCCCATTACTTTCACCCCATTCTACCAATCAGTTCGTTGTTTGATAGTAGATGGGAGACAGTACAGCAGATAAAGACTGGGAATCAGAAACCAAACTTGCCAGAGTGATTCTCAAAATAGAATCAattgagttaaagaaaaaataatagaaatatttgaACTTTGAAAAGGCAAAAGCGGTAATGTGGCATCTTagttttagagaagaaaaagttgaGCATAAAAATGGTTACTTTATTAATTAAGTCACATAAAAACCTGAAGATATCCTGCATTCATTGCATTTGGCCAATTTTTATAGTAAGCTCCTAGGTGTCATCTCATGCCCTTTATATTAGTTTACTTGGCTCAGGTCTGATGGCTAATAATGGACAGTGCCAAGACCCAAAGCCCATGCCTTTTCCACTACTAACCTGATTAATTGGTGCAATGAAAATTTGCACAGAAATCATATATCAGCAAGAGGGAATGGTTAACAATAAACAGATGCAATGTGGTCCAAGGACAACATTGACTGTACTCATTCAACTGTTCCAGGTAGAAGTGACAATGATTTCATACTTACTCTATACCATTTCTCATGATAAATCAAAGTTCTCCCCCATAGTGCTCAAAACTAATCAATGGATGCCTTGGAAAAGGGACAGGAGTACTTTGATCCGCCCAATCATAAAGGTAAATGGAAGAAAGATGGCAAGACATTGAACTTACTGGGCAACATGCCGACATTCCAGGTCTGGTCTCTGGTGCAGGTCTGTAGGGGACTTCTCTTCCAGAAAACTGTAATGACAGCGCATCTTAGGCCATCTCAAAGCCTCCCCCTGCCACCTGCTCCAAGCTTTCCCCTCCCAGGTAGAAATTCCAAATCCACACGAGCACTGGCAATAATACTCTCTcttaccattgtttttttttttctgctgccaGCACCTTGAATTTATCTTATATTTTGCGAGATAACAAAAGGCACGAGGGAAGGTGCTCATCGGTCTTTCTCATTCCTTTGCAACTAGGACCTACCACAGAAGCTGCACATAATAGATGGGTCttaactgaataaatatttaatttcttggcTCCTGATCAATTTCCCTGTGTAGAATTAGTGGATTCATAATTAGGACAAATTTAATGTGTGCCAATTGTCTTTTGCCACCAGctctatgttttttatttgtctttttgtatctttctTCTTGTATTATCTTTCACTCTGTTCAAACAATCTGCATGCTAATTTATATAATCATCAGTTTAGGCAATGTAAGTACTGAGAGAACActctcatgtcccacatacattTCAATAGTTGTCAAATAGATTTAGCATAGTGGAAGCTGCTTGGcacttagaataaaaatttttggtTTCAGTTTCCTTGCTTCTAACTTatagattcatttttttcaattgtaaaatagggataagtATACCTTTTCTCATAGGACTGCCAGGATGTAAATTAAGATAGAATTTTGAAATTGCTTTATGGCTTCACtgtcattataaaaataatagta of the Tamandua tetradactyla isolate mTamTet1 chromosome 2, mTamTet1.pri, whole genome shotgun sequence genome contains:
- the LOC143655783 gene encoding olfactory receptor 13C3-like: MYLVLLFGNGVLIIASIFDARLHTPMYFFLGNLSVLDICYTSASIPSTLVTFISKKRSITFYGCAVQMFLVFAMGSTECLLLGMMAFDRYVAICNPLRYPIIMSRMVYVLMASTSWFSGIINSTVQTSLAMRLPFCGNNVINHFGCETLAVLKLACVDISLNVTSMLVASMVFLVLPLLVIFFSYMFILYTILRMKSATGRHKAFSTCSSHLTVVIIFYGTIFFMYAKPASQDLPGEDKLQILDKLMFLFYGAMIPMLNPIIYSLRNKDVKGAVKYLLTCKSIQ